One stretch of Akkermansia sp. RCC_12PD DNA includes these proteins:
- a CDS encoding L,D-transpeptidase family protein has product MMKLPCFSLSALLFCIPVLVTSCGTGGRNAPLPPASSTPVEELTGYFEGKGTIPGHLLKWEDDPSLPGKLLIVVDKKKQMMYVYRGTHRIAYAPISSGKSHGMTPDGYFRISSKDRDHHSYYGTFVASDGSQRDGDIRKESPRAGERFEPAKMPYFMRVNGAVGIHEGYLPGHPSSHGCIRIPHLIAANLFEVAPVGTRVIVKYGSWNVHDLQKKPDSHFKTVHRPSPGKSGGTAVAGTGGNSSSPGLEVPLKSGQSAGKNEETSASSGASSVAEAALPSFSPAEAASPSSGHGLKPVE; this is encoded by the coding sequence ATGATGAAATTGCCCTGTTTTTCCCTGTCTGCCCTGTTGTTCTGTATCCCGGTTCTGGTAACCTCCTGCGGTACTGGCGGGCGGAATGCCCCTCTTCCTCCGGCTTCCTCCACACCTGTGGAGGAACTGACCGGGTATTTTGAGGGGAAGGGAACCATCCCCGGCCATCTGCTCAAGTGGGAGGATGATCCTTCCCTGCCCGGAAAGCTTCTGATCGTGGTGGACAAGAAAAAGCAGATGATGTACGTTTACCGCGGCACGCACCGCATAGCCTATGCTCCCATCAGCTCCGGAAAAAGCCACGGCATGACGCCGGACGGCTATTTCCGCATCTCCTCCAAGGACAGGGACCATCATTCCTATTACGGGACCTTTGTCGCAAGTGACGGAAGCCAGCGGGACGGCGACATCAGAAAGGAATCCCCGAGGGCGGGCGAAAGGTTTGAGCCGGCCAAAATGCCCTACTTCATGAGGGTGAACGGGGCGGTAGGCATTCATGAAGGGTATCTGCCCGGCCATCCTTCCTCGCACGGGTGCATACGCATTCCCCATCTGATTGCCGCAAATCTCTTTGAGGTCGCCCCGGTGGGGACGCGCGTCATTGTCAAATACGGCAGCTGGAACGTTCATGACCTGCAGAAGAAACCGGACTCCCATTTCAAAACGGTGCACAGGCCCTCTCCGGGCAAGTCGGGAGGAACCGCGGTGGCCGGGACTGGCGGGAATTCTTCTTCCCCCGGACTGGAAGTTCCTTTAAAATCGGGACAATCCGCGGGAAAAAATGAAGAGACTTCCGCGTCTTCGGGCGCTTCGTCCGTGGCGGAAGCCGCTCTCCCTTCCTTTTCTCCGGCGGAGGCGGCATCCCCCTCTTCCGGCCATGGACTCAAACCAGTTGAATAA